Sequence from the Cucumis sativus cultivar 9930 chromosome 1, Cucumber_9930_V3, whole genome shotgun sequence genome:
AGCCAGCCCTCCGCAATGCAGTCTCGACGTCGGCCTCAGAGTGCAGATATGCCCTAGTTGCCTTTGAAGGTCCGGGGAACAACTCTCCCACCCTCTTCAACAAATCGTAGTAAAATGTTTTTGGCGCAAAGCTAATGATTAAACGCTTTTCCGCTAGGGATGCAAGGTGCGCAATCATTCCGTCTGCCTTGTTCTGGGGGTAGTGTATTAAAACATCTAGACATACCACCGTATCATATTTCCCTTCCAAGCTCTCCAAATCTTTCACTTCAAATTTTGGCACCACGCCTCCCACAACCTCTTCTTTTGCCTGGAATCACATACCCAATAATTGGATCCACATCATATACAATTCAATCAAATCAGTACATTAGTATTATGAGTATGACTGAGAGAAAGGAAGTGCGCACCTTGTTTTCGGCCTCCGCGACCATAGCAGCAGAAATATCGCTAGCGAAGACCATCGCGCCTTCCTTGGCTAGCGGAATAGATAAGCTACCGGTTCCACAGCCGGCATCGCACACTGTTACTCCTCTCAGTGAGCCCTCGTCTTTCAACATCGCCATCACATTCTCCACCGTCTTGGAGTGACCCAACCTAATGTCTCGTTGCACCCGGTTCACATCATCCGTCTctccataaattttcttccaCCTCTGAAACCCCGAATTGTTAAAGTATTCCTTCACCACATCCTTGTCGCCACCACCCACCTCTTCGGCCTGCAGGCGGCGGCGTCTCTCCGGATCGGTCAGAGATAGAACGGCAGCCAGCGCGGCAACCGAACCGCCACCGATGGCTGCAATTGTTGCTCCGTCGACGATGGGAAGTTCGGTAGCTACAGCAGAGACATTAAGATTGAGCgttcttgaaaatttaatgAGCTTGATAGGTGTTGGGGATAAGAAGAATCTAGAATTTGAGGTAGAATCGGGGTGCAAGCAAAGTGTGGGATATCGAGATAATGCAGAGTGAGCCATGGTTACCGAATAACTGCTCCTTCCGAGCGGCGGTGGCAGGGGAGAAGTATGTGAGGCTGCGTCTAAACTGTGATGAGGAGTGGCTAAGGCGCAACCCCAAGCTCATCCACACACCTCTTTGTGGATTATCTTTCACCGATTCCCCTGGGTCCCATGCTCACGGTGGCTCATCCTtgccaaagaaaaaaaaataatatatgggCTAAATTATGCAAATTACCCATTTAACTTTGTAACTCGAAAAAAAGTACACTTAAAACAAATGTCTCCCAACCTAACTTAAAAAACAGTGttagaaaaatgtatttaactCTTAACACTCAACATCTGttacaaaaatgtatttgactgtTAATCTGCAACatctatattctttttatttatcggttattatttttaaaaaaattgtcaaaaataggcTAAAAGTAGAgggataaaaaaatttgaaagaaaagttgatttgCGAAATTACCCTTCTTTAATTTTaccttctttcccttttttttttctcattttcttcttttatctcttcCTTCCCTTCCATGGCATCCTTATTTTCTCCATCCATCAACTCATTCTTCTTATCACAAAGGTAAAGgcaattctttccttttcatcaTTCTCTATCTTTATCTCCTTTTCCTTCCCTTCATTTATtgtctttttgcttttttcttttaggattCAACTGCTTAAATTTCTCCAGTGAGGTTTGGTTGATTTACATTTCTGTTCAATTgcaattgcattttttttttcatatttttccttgACTGAGATATTTTTACACTTGTGTACGGACGTATATGTCATTTATGCATGCAAATGTCAAAGTGGGAAATCTTTGCATATGGCTTGACTTGCCTTTCACCTTGTTCCCTTTGTTAGTGGCGTTAGTTTTGATTTGTGAAggataattattattcttactTTTTATATGAGTGAATGAAGCACTTAAATAAGTCGAGAGAATTAAGGCAGGTTGTTGTGGAGAAGCTTGGTCTCCAACTAAAAGTTATTGCTCCTATCAAATAGAAATTTGTGATTTTGATCAGTTGGGAAGAGAGCGAGGATTGTCAATGCAAAAAGGTGGGGAGGAggaattataattttaaataggttAGCGTCACAAGGAGATGAAATGGCGTAAAGCAATGCAAAACAAGGGTTTACATTTTACACTGAACACTACAAGAAGCACTTGCTGCTTCCAATCTCTTTTcgtgataaattattttgaaaacattacCATCTTTGCTTGTGTCTTTTTTAACatattaaactaataatttacacttgttcttcttttaaaatagtaCTGATAGCCtactttttttgtattgaaattACAAGATACTTGGACCATCCTTCCTTTCTAAGTTTGCTCAACAAAGCTGAAGAGTTTGGATTCAACCATCCAAGAGGGGGTTTGACAATTCTCTTCAAAGAAGATGCCTTCATTGATTTCACTTCAAGATTGCATACCTCTTGAAAAGTAGAGCAAACAAAAGCTACAATTTCCTACCAAAAGAGTGAGGAACAATTTCACCGacttctcttttcattctaGTTTGAGGAGAATCAAAGTAGAATATCATTGTATATTGATTTTCGATAAAcatttaagtgtatcaaactaattaCGCATATTAGTAAAACACAACGTGATGACAAGATTatagttttctattttcaaatctaGATTGGATTTAAGTCTTGAAATTTTTGCAAAACCAAAAGTTGAGTGTTATAAGCCTAATTTATTAAACCTATTATCATAGATGTGTAGGAAGCTCTACAAATTATAGTGAATGTATGTCAATTACATCAACAAGTTAAGTTATCGTGAATCAaacaataaacatataaatattttaaatactagaGTGTATCAAACATCAATCGGTAGATACTTGAAGTAACATTTCAAGTGTATTGGCAATATACGAAAGtataaacaattatatataatgataatCAACATTTCAAATGCATCAACACAATGTCTTACAACTTACAATAATCAACATTcaataaatgatttattttggaGTAAAATCACATATTACATTTCAAGGGTATCGAGTGTAACAAGTGTTCATCAAAAGTATATTAAATGTATGAAGAAGAATCCAGTGCAACAAAGAGTATCAAAAAGTTTCTTATACATCAATATCAATTATATCAAAGAGTAttaaggtgtatcaaatgtatatcaGTAACAAAGGTTATTTATGACATTCTACGTATAGTATACGTGGGCtgagttttattttcataatttttggAGTGAACatgcttaattattataacttgtttttgttttttggaacTGCAAGATACTCCGTTCAATTTTCATAGTTTGCTTGAACACGGACTCCTTTccataaatagaataaaacaGCATTCAACTGTTCTTGGTCTAAAATCGGAAACTAAAAGCAAGTAATACTTAGATCTTTTAATGCAACAGGAAATTCTGTCAATA
This genomic interval carries:
- the LOC101206600 gene encoding magnesium protoporphyrin IX methyltransferase, chloroplastic, with protein sequence MAHSALSRYPTLCLHPDSTSNSRFFLSPTPIKLIKFSRTLNLNVSAVATELPIVDGATIAAIGGGSVAALAAVLSLTDPERRRRLQAEEVGGGDKDVVKEYFNNSGFQRWKKIYGETDDVNRVQRDIRLGHSKTVENVMAMLKDEGSLRGVTVCDAGCGTGSLSIPLAKEGAMVFASDISAAMVAEAENKAKEEVVGGVVPKFEVKDLESLEGKYDTVVCLDVLIHYPQNKADGMIAHLASLAEKRLIISFAPKTFYYDLLKRVGELFPGPSKATRAYLHSEADVETALRRAGWKIRKRGLISTQFYFATLVEAVPA